In Phyllostomus discolor isolate MPI-MPIP mPhyDis1 chromosome 3, mPhyDis1.pri.v3, whole genome shotgun sequence, a single genomic region encodes these proteins:
- the MARVELD2 gene encoding MARVEL domain-containing protein 2 isoform X1 yields MSSNDGRSRNRHYDEVPRDLAYEDGTIRTLQTLRDSELAVSADPLPPPPLPLQPPFGPDFYSSDTEEPAIAPDLKPVRRFVPESWKNFFRGKKKDPEWDKPVSDIRYISDGVECSPPASPGRANHRSPPDSCKDPYGESEGTFNSRKEAEAMLPQDPYGSLSRHTQTALTYSEKVEAYNLRYSYMKSWPGLLRILGVVELLLGAGVFACVTAYIHKDSEWYNMFGYSPPTAMGGIGGLGSIYGGYYYSGPKTPFVLVVAGLAWVTTIIILVLGMSMYYQTILLDSNWWPLTEFGINVALFILYMAAAIVYVNDINRGGLCYYPLFNTPVNAVFCRVEGGQIAAMVFLFVTMIVYLISALVCLKLWRHEAARRHREYMEQQEISEPSFSSKRKMCEMAISGDRQKDQEVNFKELRATKMKPEVLSRHIPAGHIPKPVVLPDYVAKYPVIQTDDERERYKAVFQDQFSEYKELSAEVQAVLRKFDELDAVMSRLPHHSGNQQERERISRILEEFKKKKKDPTFLEKKERCDYLKNKLSHIKQRIQEYDKVMNWDVQSYS; encoded by the exons ATGTCGTCAAATGATGGAAGATCCAGGAATAGGCACTACGATGAGGTCCCAAGGGACTTGGCCTATGAAGATGGCACCATAAGAACCCTGCAGACTCTTCGTGACAGTGAGCTGGCTGTGAGCGCTGATCCTTTGCCACCGCCCCCTCTCCCATTACAGCCACCATTCGGCCCTGACTTCTACTCAAGTGACACAGAGGAACCGGCCATAGCACCGGATCTCAAACCTGTAAGGCGCTTTGTCCCTGAGTCCTGGAAGAACTTcttcagagggaagaaaaaggaccCAGAATGGGATAAGCCAGTGTCAGACATCAGATACATTTCCGATGGAGTGGAGTGTTCACCTCCAGCGTCTCCAGGGAGAGCAAACCACCGTTCACCCCCCGACTCCTGCAAAGATCCTTACGGAGAGTCAGAAGGAACCTTTAATTCCCGGAAGGAGGCTGAAGCGATGCTTCCCCAGGATCCCTATGGATCTCTAAGCCGACACACACAAACAGCTCTCACATACAGTGAGAAGGTAGAGGCGTATAACCTGAGGTATTCCTACATGAAGTCGTGGCCTGGCCTGCTGAGAATTCTGGGTGTGGTGGAGCTCCTTCTGGGGGCCGGCGTCTTCGCTTGTGTCACAGCTTACATTCACAAGGACAGTGAGTGGTATAACATGTTTGGCTATTCCCCGCCCACTGCCATGGGAGGCATTGGTGGCCTGGGCAGTATATATGGGGGCTATTACTACAGTGGCCCCAAGACTCCTTTTGTACTTGTGGTTGCTGGATTAGCTTGGGTCACCACCATTATTATTCTGGTTCTTGGCATGTCCATGTATTATCAGACCATTCTTTTGGACTCTAACTGGTGGCCCCTAACTGAATTTGGAATTAACGTGgccttgtttattttgtatatggccGCAGCCATAGTCTATGTGAATGATATCAACCGAGGTGGACTCTGCTACTATCCATTATTTAATACGCCGGTGAATGCAGTGTTCTGCCGGGTGGAGGGAGGACAGATAGCAGCGATGGTGTTCCTGTTCGTCACCATGATTGTTTACCTCATTAGTGCTTTGGTTTGCCTCAAGTTGTGGAGGCATGAGGCAGCCCGGAGACACAGGGAGTACATGGAACAACAGGAG ATAAGTGAGCCATCATTTtcatcaaaaaggaaaatg TGTGAAATGGCCATCAGTGGTGACAGACAGAAAGACCAAGAAGTTAATTTCAAAGAATTGAGGGCAACAAAAATGAAGCCGGAAGTACTGAGTAGACACATTCCTGCAGGCCACATCCCTAAACCCGTCGTGTTGCCTGACTATGTGGC aaagtACCCTGTGATTCAGACGGATGATGAACGAGAACGCTACAAAGCTGTGTTCCAAGACCAGTTTTCCGAGTACAAAGAGCTCTCTGCAGAAGTTCAAGCCGTCTTGAGGAAGTTTGATGAGCTGGATGCAGTGATGAGCAGGCTGCCACATCATTCAGGAAACCAGCAG GAACGTGAGAGAATTTCAAGAATCCTTGaagagtttaagaaaaagaagaag gatcctacatttctggaaaaaaaagaacgCTGTGATTATCTAAAGAATAAACTTTCTCACATAAAGCAAAGAATTCAAGAATATGATAAAGTAATGAATTGGGATGTTCAAAGTTATTCTTAA
- the MARVELD2 gene encoding MARVEL domain-containing protein 2 isoform X2 — translation MSSNDGRSRNRHYDEVPRDLAYEDGTIRTLQTLRDSELAVSADPLPPPPLPLQPPFGPDFYSSDTEEPAIAPDLKPVRRFVPESWKNFFRGKKKDPEWDKPVSDIRYISDGVECSPPASPGRANHRSPPDSCKDPYGESEGTFNSRKEAEAMLPQDPYGSLSRHTQTALTYSEKVEAYNLRYSYMKSWPGLLRILGVVELLLGAGVFACVTAYIHKDSEWYNMFGYSPPTAMGGIGGLGSIYGGYYYSGPKTPFVLVVAGLAWVTTIIILVLGMSMYYQTILLDSNWWPLTEFGINVALFILYMAAAIVYVNDINRGGLCYYPLFNTPVNAVFCRVEGGQIAAMVFLFVTMIVYLISALVCLKLWRHEAARRHREYMEQQECEMAISGDRQKDQEVNFKELRATKMKPEVLSRHIPAGHIPKPVVLPDYVAKYPVIQTDDERERYKAVFQDQFSEYKELSAEVQAVLRKFDELDAVMSRLPHHSGNQQERERISRILEEFKKKKKDPTFLEKKERCDYLKNKLSHIKQRIQEYDKVMNWDVQSYS, via the exons ATGTCGTCAAATGATGGAAGATCCAGGAATAGGCACTACGATGAGGTCCCAAGGGACTTGGCCTATGAAGATGGCACCATAAGAACCCTGCAGACTCTTCGTGACAGTGAGCTGGCTGTGAGCGCTGATCCTTTGCCACCGCCCCCTCTCCCATTACAGCCACCATTCGGCCCTGACTTCTACTCAAGTGACACAGAGGAACCGGCCATAGCACCGGATCTCAAACCTGTAAGGCGCTTTGTCCCTGAGTCCTGGAAGAACTTcttcagagggaagaaaaaggaccCAGAATGGGATAAGCCAGTGTCAGACATCAGATACATTTCCGATGGAGTGGAGTGTTCACCTCCAGCGTCTCCAGGGAGAGCAAACCACCGTTCACCCCCCGACTCCTGCAAAGATCCTTACGGAGAGTCAGAAGGAACCTTTAATTCCCGGAAGGAGGCTGAAGCGATGCTTCCCCAGGATCCCTATGGATCTCTAAGCCGACACACACAAACAGCTCTCACATACAGTGAGAAGGTAGAGGCGTATAACCTGAGGTATTCCTACATGAAGTCGTGGCCTGGCCTGCTGAGAATTCTGGGTGTGGTGGAGCTCCTTCTGGGGGCCGGCGTCTTCGCTTGTGTCACAGCTTACATTCACAAGGACAGTGAGTGGTATAACATGTTTGGCTATTCCCCGCCCACTGCCATGGGAGGCATTGGTGGCCTGGGCAGTATATATGGGGGCTATTACTACAGTGGCCCCAAGACTCCTTTTGTACTTGTGGTTGCTGGATTAGCTTGGGTCACCACCATTATTATTCTGGTTCTTGGCATGTCCATGTATTATCAGACCATTCTTTTGGACTCTAACTGGTGGCCCCTAACTGAATTTGGAATTAACGTGgccttgtttattttgtatatggccGCAGCCATAGTCTATGTGAATGATATCAACCGAGGTGGACTCTGCTACTATCCATTATTTAATACGCCGGTGAATGCAGTGTTCTGCCGGGTGGAGGGAGGACAGATAGCAGCGATGGTGTTCCTGTTCGTCACCATGATTGTTTACCTCATTAGTGCTTTGGTTTGCCTCAAGTTGTGGAGGCATGAGGCAGCCCGGAGACACAGGGAGTACATGGAACAACAGGAG TGTGAAATGGCCATCAGTGGTGACAGACAGAAAGACCAAGAAGTTAATTTCAAAGAATTGAGGGCAACAAAAATGAAGCCGGAAGTACTGAGTAGACACATTCCTGCAGGCCACATCCCTAAACCCGTCGTGTTGCCTGACTATGTGGC aaagtACCCTGTGATTCAGACGGATGATGAACGAGAACGCTACAAAGCTGTGTTCCAAGACCAGTTTTCCGAGTACAAAGAGCTCTCTGCAGAAGTTCAAGCCGTCTTGAGGAAGTTTGATGAGCTGGATGCAGTGATGAGCAGGCTGCCACATCATTCAGGAAACCAGCAG GAACGTGAGAGAATTTCAAGAATCCTTGaagagtttaagaaaaagaagaag gatcctacatttctggaaaaaaaagaacgCTGTGATTATCTAAAGAATAAACTTTCTCACATAAAGCAAAGAATTCAAGAATATGATAAAGTAATGAATTGGGATGTTCAAAGTTATTCTTAA